The following nucleotide sequence is from Oreochromis niloticus isolate F11D_XX linkage group LG9, O_niloticus_UMD_NMBU, whole genome shotgun sequence.
CTATTATTTATGTGTCGGTTTGCAGATCCTTCACAAGGTGGACGTGGAGGCTGAGAGGCTGTGTAAACCAGACGATTGTCCTCAGGATATCTACAATGTCATGCTGCAGTGCTGGAGCCCCAAACCTGAAGACAGACCAACTTTCATTGCCCTCAGAGACTTCCTGCTCGAGGTAGCACAGTAGTTTAAGTAAAACCATTCTTTGTTGGCTGCAAGTATGTATTCCATGTCTAAAGGCTGTCTTTGACTCTGCTGGTGACACTGACGACACTGTGTGTGCTCTGCAGACCATGCCCACAGATATGAGAGCCCTGCAGGACTTTGAGGAGGAAGACAAGCTCCAGATTACAATGAATGATGTTATCACCATCATTGAAGGAAGGTCAGTGTGTGATGTTTTGTTAGCCAGAACATGCCTGTAAGGCATCCTTTTAGCCTGATTTTGAGAGAGAAAGCAGTTTCTTAATGAGGTTAGTGGGTTTGAGAGTCATGCTTATGTAAGTGCCTACTAGACAACGGATCTCCTGTTGAAACTGGATTCCTTACATTGTAGAAGATTACTGCAATTATAATCTTATGACTTCCTTATCACATTAATATGCGTGTGTgcattgtatatattgtatgtCTGTAACTACCTAAATTAAAACCCAGAAGTTGGCAATTAAGAAAGTGTACTCCTGCTACAAGAATGCACATTACTGTAGGACAGTCGTCACGTTGTTTTCATACctgtttgtgtcttttcagGGCAGAGCACTACTGGTGGCGAGGTCAGAACAGGCGCACGCTGCGTGTCGGTCAGTTTCCCCGTCATGTAGTGACGTCAGTCGCCGGTCTTTCCGCCCAGGACATCAGCCGGCCACTTAAACACTCGTTTATACACACTGGACATGGAGACACAGACCCCCAGAGGAGCTGGGGACACGCAGACCGCATAGACAGGTTAATGATACAGTACCTACAGTAATGTAGTGTCATACAGTGTGCTTCGTCAGATGTGACTGTGCTCTCTGCGTCCATGGATGGCTGTAGGCTGCTGTGCTAATGTTAGAGTCCCACCACAAGTCCAAAACGCAGAAATAGAAAACTGGAATAATGAATCTATTACAGAATAGACTcttctttaacctcctaagacccgaactcttccacgacatgcatttttaatttctctttgatatttgggcatattgaggcccaatgaatgtaaaaacaaagaattaccagatttttttttttaccttatttttgtttttaagaaaaatgagagccacaaatgaggatattcatttaaaatttcgatagaacagtagcagtataatgtcctcgtaagtgtatatcaggcccatgtagagcaaaattgagtattttggtcaaaataaccaaaaatgtgatgtccacatatgtggacggcaggtcctaggaggttaaaacaGGTTCGGAAGCAGGATTTATAGATTTGTGTTATTTAAATCAGGATTCCACAATGATAAGGCAGGAGAACAGATAACagttgtaaaaaaaatctgtttgaaagaaaaaaatcacataaagACAAAGCactaaaattgtgttttaactGAAACCATGCATGTGCTCTTTTAAGACTACTTATACTGCAGCTCCCCACTAGAGGGCAGCTGTGTATCATGCATAGTTTAACAGATGTTTCGCTGTTGAGCTTTAGAGGATTTTAGAAGACGCGTCCACATCACTGCACTGTTTGCAACCGTAGACGAATAGAGAAATAATTTTACTGATGTTCCAGTAGCCTGTACCGGGATTATTAACAAGTATGTTTTATTAGCTTCAACCATCTTCAGTATGAGTTAAAGGAGGGGACTTGGACTTATTTTCAATATTCTTTAAACTTTTATTacataaaaatgattttctttCCTTAGCCTGTACTTGGGGAACCCCATGGACCCTCCTGATGTCCTGGGAATGGATTCAGGCATCGCGAGACTGACCAAACTTCCCAACCGTGCCAAGAGTAAATTCATTTGTGCTATGAGACTGTATTTTTGCTGAATAGTGATCTAACTTTTCTGTTACACTGACACATGTCAAATTGAACCTTAATgcctttgtctgtttttatcaGAGCTACCTCCCCCTCGTCCACCCCAACCTGCCGTTCTGCTCAAGAgtgagtttttttctttaatccttCAAACACATGCATGTCAGTAGACGCAAATTTCTAAATCTAGAGTTTCATGTGTGTCCAGAGCCGTTCTACGACTCTGTGATGGATGATTACGATGACGAGGAAGACGCCAGCGCGTCGTCTGGGTTGAAGAAGCTGGGAGCATCACTGGGTCTGAAGCTTCGGCCGTGGGAGGGGACAGGCGTGCGTTCAGCCAAGAGCGAGGTGTCGCTTATTGACTTCACTGATGACAGTTTCAGCTCTACCACACCTTCTCCGCTCACTGAGTCTCGGCAGCTGGATGAAGACACCCTAAAGGTAGCTCAGACCTGAGTCAGACTGTAACAGTTAATTCTCTTACCCTGATTagtaacagatttttttttaacttcaccTAATGTTACTTCTAGACTGCATTGACCAATAGGAGTCCCATTTTCCCTTTCATTATGGCCTAGAACTGTCTTTTAATGAACTGTTGAGGGTTGATTAAGCTGAGGTCggcatgatttttttctttctttgaatgTCACCCACTCCCCGAGTGGAAACATCCTGTAATCATAGCAGAGGGGTCTTATATTCCCAGCTCATCTGGAGAATTAGCCACCCACACATGAGGGACCTTACACGGCCACATGCACGGCAGTATCCTCAATCAAGTGTAGGTGGTGCACACACAGCTTGAAATCTTTGCCACTACTCACAAACGATGGGCTGTCTTGTTCCCCAGAGTCAGTGGTCCAACCTTTGGCCTAGAAATGTCATAAATAACCCCTTCTGCTTGAATTCACCCAAGGCGGGTGCAATGTGATGGATGATCGGTACTTATTGATTGATAATGTACACGTTCACGCTTTAGTGGTCTTCAGCGGGGTTGCACAGTAATTCCACCTCATACCTTCAGTCTGCCTTCGATCATCCTGACCAAGCTGCAGCTTCATGATATTTATACTGAAGTCTCGTGATCAGTGTAAAACTTCATTTAAGACTAGTTTTtgaagtaaaatttatttatatagcactttttaagacAGGAAGctattacaaagtgcttcacagggGAATATAAAAGCATAtctatcaaatcaaatcacttttattgtcacgtcacattaCTGGTACActgatacagcacatgtgagcaAGCTTAACAAGCAACAGAAACATAAGAAACAAGCCAAATATAAGAGCAGGAATGTGAGAATTATAAGAATAAATATGTacaaaaaatgtacaattttaaGGATGTATGCACATTACTAATATGTAtgccatatatatataaatgcacataaatatatgtacaatatggAGTGCATAGTGTTGAAGTTCAGGTAGGTGAGAGTGAGGTGCCTATGAAGCGTCAGCAGTCTGGTGGCCTGAGGGAAAAAGCCGTccctcagtctgctggttcgggacGGATACTGCAGTACCGCCTGCCTGATGGAAGTAGtttgaacagtttatggctAGGATGACTGGAGTCTTTGATGATCCTCCCCACTTTCTTCAGGCACTGTTTCTTAtagatgtcctggagggagggaagttcacctccaattatccttTCAGCACACTGcaccactctctggagagctttgcggttgtaagcggtgctgttgccataccacgtggtgatgcatccagtaaggatgctctcaatggcacagcggtAGAAGGTCCTGAGAATGTGGGGCCTCATGGCGAATctcttcagtctcctgagaaagaagaggagctgcTGCgacttcttcactgttttgtttgtgtgtactgACCATGTGAGaacggaagctgctcactctctccacagcagcgccgttgatggtgatgggggtatGTGCTTCCCTACACCTCCGGAAGCCCACTATCAACTCTTTTGTCTCCGTGACTTTGAGGGTGAAATGGTTCTCTTGGCACCAGTgtgtcagggcgctgacctcctccctgtaagCCATCTCATCACCTTTGGtgaccaccaccaccaaacaaacaatataacTATATTGAATAATAGAAACTTGTGACTAAAACAAAACTCTAACCCTAGAGCAGGTGGACCTTAATAGGCCAACCACTTCCAACTTCTGGGTTCTGTAATAGTTTTCTTAAACAGAGCTGTACTGTTGGCTAAACAAGGTTAACTTAATATCTTGGcttgaacattaaaaaaagaaagaaagataatATCCAGACCTTTGCAAAACAatttttcaggattttctggcTGAAAGTCAGATTTTCTTGACCGACAGTGGGTAACTatgcataaataaatataaatgtaatgaTGATTTGGTACCACATTTGATGGAAATCGGTGCATTTTCTGGTTATTTCTGAAGAATTAATAAGCAAAAATGTGAGTAATTCAAACCCCAGTGAACACAAAGACGTAATGTTACTGCAGCAGTGATGATTTCCTTTTGGCTCTGGCtcaaacttctttttttgttacgCAGTAAAAATCCTAATATTGTTGGATAACTTTTCCTTGTATCCATTTGTCTTCTCAGGACACTCCCTCCATTCTGGACTGGCCTCTCCCCCAGCCAGCGTACGATGAAGTTACTGCAGAGCCTGAGGATCAATCAGAGGACCAGGAAGTGCGGTCCATATACAAAGGATtgactgaagaagcttcttcatCTGCTGGCTTGACAGGAAGGAGCGAATCCCAGTCAGCCGACCTCTTCCAGGAGCTACAGAGGGAGGTAGAGAAAGCTGTATTAATGCCATTCAGGATCGATTTTTACTCTTAAATTATCACCCAAGCTAACACAAAGCTACTGTTTCTCTGTTGATGTAGGTGAtggtgaagctgcaggttcCAATGGCAACAGGCCGctccctcccctcctccccACTCCCCATGCCTCTGGCTCCTTTGGGCCCGCACCGGCAGATCCACCTTCCCCCTCCATCTCcctcgtcttcctcctcctttgcCTCCTGCTTTGAGGACAGGCCTGTGCTGCCTCCTCGCAGCCCCGTCCCTCCTCTGCGTCCCTCCAAACACAACCTCTCTGCCCGTGCCATAAACCCAGAAGCACGCACCAGCTCCATTTCACTGGGCAACGAAGATGACACACCTCCTCAGATCCCACCCAGAGACCACGCCTTTTCTCAGCCAGGCTCTCGCTCCTCGTCACCTGTAGCATTGCCACCTCCTCCTCTCGCCGTCTCGCCCCGTCGGGCATCGGGACTGCTGGGTCCACTCCTGTCCTCCAACtctccatcttcttcttcctctttgcctCAAGCTTCATCCCATTCCTCACGCTTAGGAGTTCCTGGCTCGTCGTACTCCTCCACATCCTTACTGGATCCACTCGCCTTTCGTGAGGGGCGTGGCCTTTCCTCACTGATTGACAGTTCGCAGAGCTCTGCCCCCGTCCCACTGCCGGAGAGACCAGCTTTCCTGGAGAGGTGAGTTTTTCATGGAGGCAGATTTCTATGGGTGGAGAGCAAAAAATGAATTTGTTCCCTTGATAATttatatttcttctttttttcttttttttttttaacctgtcccgtttggttcttttgccatcagaattattgtctaaaggcgaagaaagatgcccaacggatttactttaccaaattgaccatcccagccttgccgtaatggtccatttgattcacctttgcttttattgtttattttattttcacttgctgaatacgggacagacttaactgggggaaagaaaggggagaaagaaagagggaaagaaaaacagcggggaagagggacagggaaaaagggcaaaaaaccaaaaaccaacaaaataagcagacaaaaaaatacatatatcgatcatctggatcacctgttgagaaaaagagaaagcaagcagaagaaaacgagagtaataaacaacatcacaatgatctatgggaatatgacagtaaatactaaatattaaacattattgtgcagcacgtaagatcgacagtgcacagtgtgctttgaggtaagagccaaaaagggtgtagtttgtgtgtgatcacctgtgtgtacacctgtgagcatgaacgtgcttgtttttaaaaggttccttcatgtaatgatctgctagagggtgtggggggccactgccccgtcctccagggcatgaagcaggtatggaggagatcaaaactccagaccaATTTATATTTCTTCCAGAGCATATATGTATAAACAAAAAATAGTAGTCCCCAAATGTAATGTTTGGGTAACATTATATATTTGCCAGCTCAGTGTTAGAGATTTTTATGGCTGTGACATCAGCACTGCAccctacaaaataaaaaggattTGAGGACTTGATAACATGGGACCAATCAAGTGAAATGGTACACATGGACACTGGGGTGTTTTTGCATGTGAGGGATCATCCAAGTAACCCCAGCATTGCGTGACACTGACTAAATGGCACGTGTGCTCCTTCAATGCTTACTGACTTTAcactttatatttatttctgAATTTCCCACAGTGTAAATAACAAGTGaaaattttttattattattataacaccTAGGTTGAAATGTGacataatttttatttattattatttattttcatgaagATCGGGAGCTAAAGTGAGTCATCAAATCACTTGGCATGAGGCATTGCTATTTTATTAGCATTTGTTGTAATAGAATATTTTTTCAGCTTGTTTGAATTTGTCCTCAAGCTGTTGAAACAACACTCACATCTGTGTTCTGAGTTCAGGGGGGGCCCCAATACAGAAAACAAGCAAGCTTTTAAACCAGATACCAAAGAGGAAGACAGGACTGTGTGCGCTCACCAACCACTTGCCAGTTTGGACCTCATTTGTCCTTCATAGCAAACTTAAGTCTTCATACCATAGATTAACAaggagctggaaacattcctcagatattTGGGTCCATATCGACATAAAAGCGTCACACAGGTGCTGCACGTTCGTGATGCCAATCTCCTGTTTCACTGCATCTTGAAGGTGCTCTAATGGACTGAGAcgtggtgactgtggaggccacattttctcattttcaggTTCATTGTTGTGCTCAAGaagccagtttgagatgatttgagctgtGCGATATCTCGGTGGTGTGTTATCCTGTTGGAAACAGCCATCGGAAGATGGGCACACTGTGAtcaaagggatggacatggttgCAAAATATAATCATGTATGCTGTGGTGTTTAAGTGGCACTCATTTGgtgccaagaaaatataatCCACATCGTTACACAaccaccaccagcctgaactgttgatacaaggcaggatggatctatgatttctgaccctaccatctgaatgttgctgCGGAAATGTACTCATCAGACAAGGCACCAGTCTTCCAATCTTCAGTAATTCAGTTTTAGTGAGCCTGTACAAACTGCAGTGTCAGTCTCCTGTTttcagctgacaggagtggaCAGGAGGTTTGACATGCAGTGACTTCAAAGACGCTCTTCTTCATACCTTGGTTGTGATTGGTTACTGTCGTCTTCtgatcagctcaaagcagtccgACCTTTCTCCTCTTACCTCTGACATAAACAATCcaatttcacccagagaactgctgctcactggttttgtttttttttttgaacattctctgtaaacctcagagatgtttctgcaaaaatccCAGTAAAGAGCAGACAATAAGAGTGGGGCAGACAATCGCACCGGCGGGAAATTAACCAAAAGTAATGTACAACTGGAACAAGACAGAGGAATCGTAATTAGAAACTAATGAGACAtttgacattttacacagcatcccaactttttAAGTAACACAGTTATGAAAGCAAATAAAAGCTCAtgctaaataaatgttttacagTTGGAAAATGTCGTCAGAGACTTATTATTACgagatttttttcagttcaaCAGTAAAATTTCAGATGTcattcacagagaaacatcATCAGCTATTCGGAATAATTCATATACCATATTTCATGTTTCTTAACAGATACGGGACAGCCAACATGGCGGCAGTCAAACCcatgatgcagcagcagcagcagcaccctgGTGGAGCCAAACCGAACACCTCCTACAACAACAATAATGGCCGAACTGCAGCTCCCAGCATGCAGCGGGAACAGAGCATCACACAGGTGAGAGAGATCATAAGGAAATTTCACtttttatattaaaacaaaaaagtcataACTTTTATTTGTTGAGAGTCACAGAAACGACAAATACTGAATGCTGTTGTTTTCCACAGGCAGACAAATTAGAGTCACTAATTTCTAGATAACACATGAAAAGCTAAATTGTCCCTTTTTATTGAATTCACATCCTTTTATCAACAAAGCTTTTAATTGCGAGAATGTAATGCTCAAAAAGCTGGAGATTTGAAACACATTCATAAGGTTTTAACATGGCCTGaggaagaataataataataaagaaaatcatTAATTTTATTACTAATTTTATTAAGACTGCAAATAAAGGGAAAACTTCAAGGGGCTTGTGGctaatttaaaaacagtttaattcATTGTACAAGTGACTGAGAGAGTTTAAAAAAGGACACCACCTCGTTTTGTCACTTCTTCTCTTTTCACAAGCATATTAACAAACGTGCCCACACAGAGTTACTCTCTGAAATAAAAGTAGATTTCTTTTCATGTATATCCATATGACAGTTGCAtttctttaaaatgcaaacatgaTGTTAAGTTTATTGTCTGATTGTCAGGTCCAAGGAGCTGTGCACGGTGTCACGATAGAGGAGTGTCAGGCTGCTCTGCAGAGCCACGAGTGGAGCATCCCTCAGGCCATAAACCATTTAAAGGTGCAACTATTCATCTACACACCTTCCTACTTTATTTGTTGCAGTTAACAAAGAATATATAAATGAATCAGAGTGCAAAAAAGTGATGTAGTAACCGTCATTAAGTTAACAGATTAGTATTTTCCCAGAAAAGGAAGCGTACTTTTAATGATGAAGGACAtttttttactaaatgttttatttaatattaaagaCAGAAGTATTAATAGTTCACTGTCAGTGCAGTAATATAGAAATACAAGGTGGCAAGGGCTCCTGCTGGTATTTTCCTCAAGTTTAAGCGAGTCGCTGGtgggattttcttttaaatcctATGATCCAAGATTCTGGTTAAAATACTTAAAACTCATACAGAACACATGCAGTGCAAACTCATGGATCTTCATGTGTAGCTTAGAGCAGATGgtttaagaaaagaaatcatTCTGTTAAAAGGCAAAAGAATTagcaataaaaatcaataatgaGTATGAAGCTTTCCTGAACACACAGGTCTGGACTGCAAGAGCAAATGATATGACAGGAATGAGGGATGACAATTTTCTGGTCAATTATACATTAAAAATGTGACGTAGGAAATAGATGCAGAGCCACAAAATATGAACATAGTATGAGGGCAATGGTACcgtgttaaatgttaaaattcccAGCAGACCAGTTGGAAAAACACTGAAGacgtatggcttgtttggaagggttgcctcgagaaagcctcttctttcCAAAAGGagcatggcagcacagcttcaGTTCTCTTCCAGCTTAGACTTCAAGTTCCTTTGAATCAAGTTGGAAATGGTTGGCAATATTGTGCAGCACCATGTTTGGAGAACAGTAAATACAGCctgtcagcacaaacacctcataccagctcTCAGCATGGTGTTGGAGGTGTGATGatgtgggctttttttttttttttgcagccacAAGACCTGAGTGTTACTGACCTTTTGCAGTTACTGATGGACCATGAACTGCTCTGTATACCATGCTCTGTAAACTGTGTGAttcaacacagcagaaaattgAAAACAGAattgctgaaaaagaaaagaatcaatgtGTTGCAATAGCtgaaagtccagacctcagtgGGAAGGTatgagagctgtgcataaatgaatgcacTTAAACCTCAATGAAGCAACTATTAAAGAAGAGCGGGCCAAAATTCAAGCTTGTGATGTCAGATACTGATAAAGCCCTACAAAAAGCGATTACTTCAgattattgctgctaaaggtgttTCTACAAGCTATTAAATCATGGGGTGTACTTAGCTTTCCACATGCTGATTCTACATTTTGGCTTAGTCTTGTCAAATAAATAATGACTA
It contains:
- the tnk2a gene encoding activated CDC42 kinase 1 isoform X1: MGESYMYQRLPYTRGEGEGEDEEARDRSVGGQMMQCEEGTEWLLELLTDVQLQQYFLRIRDDLNVTRLSHFDYVKNEDLEKIGMGRPGQRRLWEAVKRRRALYKRKSWMSKVFPVKRPDADPQQPHGASSAAVPASSESGAALTCLIRESELQLFERLGDGTFGVVRRGEWTAPNGRVLSVAVKCLKSNVLDSDGLDDFIREVNAMHSLSHQNLIRLYGIVLTQPMKMVTELAPLGSLLDRLRKRQGHILISSLCNYAVQVACGMAYLEQKRFLHRDLAARNVLLSTNETVKIGDFGLMRALPKHTDQYVMEEGHKIPFPWCAPESLKSRTFSHASDTWMFGVTLWEMFTHGQEPWLGLNGSQILHKVDVEAERLCKPDDCPQDIYNVMLQCWSPKPEDRPTFIALRDFLLETMPTDMRALQDFEEEDKLQITMNDVITIIEGRAEHYWWRGQNRRTLRVGQFPRHVVTSVAGLSAQDISRPLKHSFIHTGHGDTDPQRSWGHADRIDSLYLGNPMDPPDVLGMDSGIARLTKLPNRAKKLPPPRPPQPAVLLKKPFYDSVMDDYDDEEDASASSGLKKLGASLGLKLRPWEGTGVRSAKSEVSLIDFTDDSFSSTTPSPLTESRQLDEDTLKDTPSILDWPLPQPAYDEVTAEPEDQSEDQEVRSIYKGLTEEASSSAGLTGRSESQSADLFQELQREVMVKLQVPMATGRSLPSSPLPMPLAPLGPHRQIHLPPPSPSSSSSFASCFEDRPVLPPRSPVPPLRPSKHNLSARAINPEARTSSISLGNEDDTPPQIPPRDHAFSQPGSRSSSPVALPPPPLAVSPRRASGLLGPLLSSNSPSSSSSLPQASSHSSRLGVPGSSYSSTSLLDPLAFREGRGLSSLIDSSQSSAPVPLPERPAFLERYGTANMAAVKPMMQQQQQHPGGAKPNTSYNNNNGRTAAPSMQREQSITQVQGAVHGVTIEECQAALQSHEWSIPQAINHLKVEQLFRLGLRSRAECEELLQHHQWDLERASTVMLDTYGPHRNRK
- the tnk2a gene encoding activated CDC42 kinase 1 isoform X2, whose amino-acid sequence is MQCEEGTEWLLELLTDVQLQQYFLRIRDDLNVTRLSHFDYVKNEDLEKIGMGRPGQRRLWEAVKRRRALYKRKSWMSKVFPVKRPDADPQQPHGASSAAVPASSESGAALTCLIRESELQLFERLGDGTFGVVRRGEWTAPNGRVLSVAVKCLKSNVLDSDGLDDFIREVNAMHSLSHQNLIRLYGIVLTQPMKMVTELAPLGSLLDRLRKRQGHILISSLCNYAVQVACGMAYLEQKRFLHRDLAARNVLLSTNETVKIGDFGLMRALPKHTDQYVMEEGHKIPFPWCAPESLKSRTFSHASDTWMFGVTLWEMFTHGQEPWLGLNGSQILHKVDVEAERLCKPDDCPQDIYNVMLQCWSPKPEDRPTFIALRDFLLETMPTDMRALQDFEEEDKLQITMNDVITIIEGRAEHYWWRGQNRRTLRVGQFPRHVVTSVAGLSAQDISRPLKHSFIHTGHGDTDPQRSWGHADRIDSLYLGNPMDPPDVLGMDSGIARLTKLPNRAKKLPPPRPPQPAVLLKKPFYDSVMDDYDDEEDASASSGLKKLGASLGLKLRPWEGTGVRSAKSEVSLIDFTDDSFSSTTPSPLTESRQLDEDTLKDTPSILDWPLPQPAYDEVTAEPEDQSEDQEVRSIYKGLTEEASSSAGLTGRSESQSADLFQELQREVMVKLQVPMATGRSLPSSPLPMPLAPLGPHRQIHLPPPSPSSSSSFASCFEDRPVLPPRSPVPPLRPSKHNLSARAINPEARTSSISLGNEDDTPPQIPPRDHAFSQPGSRSSSPVALPPPPLAVSPRRASGLLGPLLSSNSPSSSSSLPQASSHSSRLGVPGSSYSSTSLLDPLAFREGRGLSSLIDSSQSSAPVPLPERPAFLERYGTANMAAVKPMMQQQQQHPGGAKPNTSYNNNNGRTAAPSMQREQSITQVQGAVHGVTIEECQAALQSHEWSIPQAINHLKVEQLFRLGLRSRAECEELLQHHQWDLERASTVMLDTYGPHRNRK